One Littorina saxatilis isolate snail1 linkage group LG12, US_GU_Lsax_2.0, whole genome shotgun sequence genomic region harbors:
- the LOC138981234 gene encoding uncharacterized protein, producing the protein MLEIEVVGERCRRKNEPRPSRGDGDDGNDVIPSRPPATPEDAIIRSVGKKRRPVSTNGSRAYLTSASSWRHKQFYRQGNAFSGPLGYERDAVSRGETGMRVKISYVDRKGRIRATPTTSHTDRPVSSPPASYREQESPIAQDYPELSEANDLCGWRSTSPNFSDRLYRPQRSPSAKDRAFSAVLSRSTKKLEIHGISSFRGPDSAKEEKEVPPKIGSPASMLSLRHSSGPTNRARSATRSGAVETNGSDRSHSGANIHTVSDTSKPGETYTTEMVTLGSDKENLAKLHEKSVPGGQWGIPMMSELVGTMATRPDSKGGCSPEPRHVTFSEDLTDRKQPTSFSSIASTSSHMHEVSENSYVHAPTAPEISNGHIFTPSMDFHSQVRTASACSNGHLPTASMDLHSQVRTASASSNGHILTAAINLNNQVITSSAIQNGHVQTPSPHSSVPTPSSSLSSSGPLRTPSSNDTRWFDLTDGPSRTSMNVNGRLPTVAAIPNGHIPSPSPHSSGPKRTSFLKSGGTLRTSSADSNSHRQAAAAISNGHIATHSPHATRPTPTSSLSSSGPLRTPSTSAKSTSVLTSKSHGGRFHQTRHRQQSSQRLPNVRPFSTTASAERRLNARIPACVKERLRSLWYSSSRRRANSATTERWKWAAGMGDGARDEKVVRDENAPPSESKMYRKFRLVGWLTLTLIRLKAAIVINSQDRTERSAAEIQWRTLFGEQGTEKLAFDKSRFSREKLLQENQRFPSDAAIMESYKTMVTWNAYKVKVLGDVIRSRDLRSAPLYRGPERETVVDPTGRLSPDRNQPPSRPVTARDRKIEDKKKKANVLPIQDEKDDDKTGKKAEDKDVVSDVQEQEVDNMSEGSSGGETREEKLADDNEERTVSVPPTATQEKPPAIFPVVEVDTTTYPPSPRIEPPLADTITAEYEVCPHIAPVYGIGPAPTAVIIHRQFTTPGVYRPYTTPETKLFTHKEKDKPAKSRAAQTTRFLLTTDVNNRSSTSK; encoded by the exons ATGCTCGAAATAGAGGTAGTCGGAGAGAGATGCAGGCGGAAGAACGAACCGAGACCGTCACGTGGTGATGGCGACGATGGCAACGACGTCATACCGTCGAGGCCCCCGGCGACTCCCGAAGACGCGATCATCCGCTCCGTAGGCAAAAAAAGGCGTCCAGTGTCTACCAATGGAAGCAGAGCATACCTCACCTCTGCCTCATCGTGGAGACACAAGCAGTTCTACAGACAAGGGAACGCTTTCAGCGGACCTTTGGGCTACGAGAGAGACGCCGTATCGCGAGGAGAGACAGGAATGAGAGTCAAGATTTCCTACGTTGACCGCAAGGGCCGAATCAGAGCCACACCCACCACTAGCCATACAGACAGACCGGTATCTTCCCCTCCGGCCTCCTACAGGGAGCAAGAGAGCCCCATAGCCCAGGACTATCCAGAACTCAGCGAAGCAAACGATCTGTGTGGATGGAGATCCACCTCACCTAACTTCTCGGACCGACTGTACAGACCTCAGAGAAGTCCTTCGGCAAAAGACCGAGCTTTCAGCGCGGTTCTAAGCAGGTCCACGAAAAAGCTAGAAATCCACGGAATCTCTAGCTTTCGTGGCCCTGACTCTGCCAAAGAAGAGAAGGAGGTACCACCAAAGATCGGTTCTCCCGCCTCCATGCTCTCGCTAAGACACTCAAGCGGCCCCACGAACAGAGCAAGATCTGCAACAAGGTCGGGAGCAGTTGAAACAAATGGCTCAGATCGTTCACATTCTGGTGCTAATATTCATACAGTATCGGACACCTCAAAGCCTGGCGAGACGTATACCACGGAAATGGTGACCCTAGGTTCTGATAAGGAAAACCTTGCAAAGCTTCATGAGAAAAGTGTGCCAGGTGGTCAGTGGGGAATTCCAATGATGAGCGAACTTGTCGGTACAATGGCCACTCGCCCTGACTCCAAAGGTGGCTGTTCACCAGAACCCAGACACGTCACTTTTAGTGAAGACTTAACGGATCGCAAACAGCCAACATCTTTCAGCAGCATAGCGAGCACCAGCAGTCACATGCATGAAGTGTCCGAAAACTCATACGTCCACGCTCCCACTGCCCCAGAGATTTCAAACGGACACATTTTTACACCATCTATGGACTTTCACAGCCAGGTTCGAACTGCCTCGGCTTGTTCAAACGGACACCTTCCAACAGCGTCTATGGACTTGCACAGCCAGGTTCGGACTGCCTCGGCAAGTTCAAACGGACACATTCTAACAGCAGCCATTAACTTGAACAACCAAGTTATTACTTCTTCCGCGATCCAAAACGGGCACGTTCAAACACCTTCACCACACTCCAGCGTTCCGACTCCATCGTCCTCACTAAGCTCGAGCGGTCCACTCCGAACGCCTTCCTCAAACGACACACGATGGTTTGACCTCACTGACGGTCCCTCTCGGACATCCATGAACGTTAACGGTCGCCTTCCAACCGTTGCAGCGATTCCAAACGGACACATTCCATCACCCTCACCGCACTCCAGTGGACCAAAACGTACGTCTTTCTTAAAATCAGGTGGCACACTTCGAACATCTTCCGCAGACTCCAACAGTCATCGCCAAGCTGCCGCAGCGATATCCAACGGACACATTGCAACACATTCACCACACGCCACCCGTCCGACTCCAACGTCTTCACTGAGCTCAAGCGGCCCGCTTCGAACACCTTCCACGAGCGCCAAATCCACTTCAGTCCTAACATCGAAGTCGCACGGTGGCAGATTCCATCAAACCCGACATCGCCAACAGTCTTCACAACGACTTCCCAACGTTCGCCCCTTCTCCACCACCGCCTCAGCAGAAAGACGTCTGAATGCTAGAATTCCGGCTTGTGTCAAGGAGAGACTTCGCAGTTTGTGGTACAGCAGTTCGCGCAGGCGGGCCAACTCTGCTACTACTGAACGGTGGAAATGGGCGGCTGGTATGGGGGATGGGGCTCGTGATGAGAAGGTGGTGCGAGATGAGAACGCCCCGCCTTCGGAATCAAAG ATGTATCGCAAGTTCCgcttggttggttggctgaCGCTGACCCTAATACGGCTGAAGGCGGCCATCGTCATCAACAGTCAGGACAGGACGGAGCGGTCAGCAGCGGAGATCCAGTGGCGGACACTGTTCGGGGAACAAGGCACGGAGAAACTCGCCTTCGACAAATCTCGATTCTCCAGAGAGAAG CTTCTGCAGGAAAATCAGAGATTCCCGTCTGACGCAGCCATCATGGAATCCTACAAGACCATGGTCACCTGGAACGCTTACAAGGTCAAGGTCCTCGGTGACGTCATCAGGTCACGAGACCTGCGCAGTGCACCTCTCTACCGTGGACCCGAAAGAGAAACCGTCGTTGACCCCACTGGCAGGTTGTCGCCAGACAGAAATCAGCCTCCCAGTCGCCCTGTAACAGCTAGAGATCGAAAAATCgaggacaagaagaagaaagctaaTGTTCTCCCAATACAAGACGAAAAAGACGATgacaagacaggaaaaaaagCAGAAGACAAGGATGTTGTTTCAGACGTTCAGGAGCAGGAAGTCGACAACATGTCAGAAGGATCCAGTGGCGGAGAAACACGAGAAGAAAAGTTGGCAGACGACAACGAAGAGAGGACTGTTTCAGTTCCACCAACCGCAACACAAGAGAAGCCTCCCGCCATCTTCCCCGTCGTTGAAGTAGACACGACCACATATCCGCCAAGCCCAAGAATCGAACCTCCGCTCGCTGACACAATAACAGCAGAGTATGAAGTGTGTCCTCATATAGCACCTGTCTACGGGATAGGGCCCGCCCCTACCGCCGTCATCATTCACAGACAGTTTACCACGCCGGGTGTGTACAGACCTTACACGACGCCAGAAACCAAGTTATTCACCCATAAGGAAAAGGACAAGCCTGCTAAATCACGTGCCGCACAGACGACTAGGTTTCTCCTGACAACAGACGTGAACAATCGCTCTAGTACTAGCAAATGA